The genomic window gcttttggtctctgggtttcttgcgaaggtcccgtcggagtgcgagagagtttggcgtggaaATTTTCGGAAAACGGTTAAGAAAgggtgtccgggacttaggggggttcccccggtgtagcccccgagggaggctcgactttgcagaggcagagccgagtctcccttattgcgttatagtgacgtcgagcccctatcgatagacaacctctctgcaaagaacttcctcggagcctaagctgtcctttgggcgaaacggtggtgagggagctgccgtagcccagaggcataggccgttctcacggctcggccggccttttcgcttttgagacgatctttcggtccttaggttctatacaatcgatttgtctataagggggtttctcgaaagattataacaactaaagaacgcttctttattgtatttcgagaaacaatgtaaacaacgtttggaaatttaagggtagaaacgacgtagctgttctatgttccaagcgttgctGAAGATTTCGCCTTtttcgttggctaacttgtaggtcccgggcttcagcacttgagcgacgatatagggcccttcccagggtggggtcagcttgtggcggcccttgttgctctgcctcagtctcagcaccaggtcgcccactttcaggtcccggctttggacgcgccgggcttggtagcgtcgtagggcttgttggtacctggctgagtgtagcagcgcgacgtctcgggcttcctccagttggtcgagggcgtcttcgcgggcagtgcggttgctttgttcgttgtacgcctgtagcctcggggagccgtattctaagtcagtggggaggatggcctcggccccatagaccaggaagaacggtgtgaatcccgtggctcggcttggggtatttcgtaggctccagatgactgacgggagttcggcaagccatttcttgccaaacttcttcaactggttgaatattcttggcttaaggccttgcaggatcatgccgttggcacgctctacttggccattcgtccttgggtgccctacggccgaccaggccacccggacgtggtggtcgtcgcagaacgttaggaacttgcgaccggtgaattgtgtcccattgtcagtgatgatggtgttaggaaccccgaacctgtggatgatatccgtgaagaacagcaccgcttgctcggatttgatctgagcgatcggacgagcctcgatccatttggagaatttgtcgatggctaccagcagatgggtatagcccccgggtgccttctgcagaggcccaaccatgtccagtccccacacagcgaatggccatgtgatggggatggtttggagggcttgggccgggaggtgcgtctgtcgtgcatagtactggcatccctcgcaggtgcgtactagcttagtggcgtcggccaccgctgttggccaatagaaaccttggcggaaggcgttacccacgagcgtccggggcgccgcgtggtgcccacagactcccgcgtgtaagtcccgaagtaaggattggccagcctcgatggtgatgcatcgttggagaataccagatgggctgcgcctatataactcgccgtcgcagaggacgtaagtcttggcgcgtcgcgcaagccgtcgggcctcggttctgtcagcaggaagctctcctcggacgaggcgatcaaggagagggactcgccagtccgttccttggtcggccttggggggctctgcgtcaatcgccatggcctcgggctcggctggcggggtctcggcggcagaggcggcctcgggccctgcggtgggctcggccgatgggtcctcttccgtcgccgaggcgtagtcgacggatggcttgtggaggtctctggcgaagacgtttggAGGGGCCGGGgttcgtgccgacgccatctttgccagttcgtccgcggcctcgttgaactttcgtgcaacgtggttgagttcgagaccgtcgaacttgttctccaaaCGACGTACCAacgcgcagtacgccttcattttggggtcatggcagcttgactctttcatcacctgattgATGACGAgttgcgaatcaccccgtacgtcgagacgtcgtactccaagttcgatggcgatttgcaggccgttgacgagggcctcgtattcggcgacattgttggaggcggcgaagtgaagccggatcatgtaacGCATGTGTATTCCAAGGGGCGAGactaggagcaggcccgcgccggccccagtcttcatcagagacccgtcgaagtacatggtccagcattctgattggatttgaacgggtggcagctgtgtgtcggtccactcggctacaaagtcggccaggacctgcgatttgatcgctttccgaggcgcgaaagacaaggtctcccccatgagttcgacagcccatttggctattctacccgaggcctcccggttttggactatctctcccaggggaaaggacgacaccacagtcaccgggtgggactcgaagtagtgacgcagcttgcgtcgggcCAGGATTATGGCGTAAAccaacttctggatgtgggggtaacgcgtcttagtctcggagagcacttcgctgatgaagtagacaggtcgctggacgggcagagcgtgtcccttctcctgcctctcgacgactacggccgcgctgaccacttgggtcgtcgcggcgacgtagagtaagaggtgttcgccctcggtgggcggaaccaggacgggggggttggtgagcagtgctttgagcctggcgagggcttcctcggcctcggcggtccaagagaagcgctcggactttctcaagaggcggtacaggggtaggcctttttcgccgaggcgcgagatgaagcggctcagggccgcaaggcatcccatgaccctctgcacgcccttgaggtctcggatcgggcccatgttggtcacggccgagaccttctccgggttggcctcgatcccacgttccgagactatgaatcccaagagcatgcctcgggggaccccgaagacacacttctcggggttgagcttgatgcccttctttctgagacatgtgaaggcaacctccaggtcgccgacgagatcgccggccttcctggatttgaccacgatgtcatccacgtaggcctcaacggttcgtccgatatgttcaccaaagacttggatcatgcaccgttggtaagtagcccctgcgtttctgaggccgaacggcatggttatgtagcagtacatgccgaatggggtgatgaaagaagtcgcgagctggtcggactctttcatcttgatttggtggtaaccggaatacgcatcaaggaaggagaggatttcgcatcctgccgtggagtcgacgatttggtcaattcgggGTAGTGGGAACGGGActttcgggcatgctttatttagaccagtgtagtccacgcacatcctccacttgccacttttcttcctgactagtacagggttagccaaccactctggatgggatacttccttgatgaacccggctgccacgagcttctgcacttcttcgccgatagccctgcgcttctcctcgtcaaaccggcgcaggcgctgctttgccggcctggagcctggccggatatctaaggcgtgctcggcgacctcccttggtatgcctggcatgtccgagggactccatgcgaacatatcgacgttcgcacggagaaagtcgacgagcacggcctcctatttgctgtcgagggtggcgctgatcttcagtccccgaccgtcggggacggtgggatcgactGGGACGACCTTGGCGGCCTCCGCGGGTtcgaaggtcccggcgcgccgcttggcgtcgggaaccttgctaccaagctggtcgagatcggcgatgagggtttcggcctccacgatggcctcggcgtactcgatgcactcgacgtcgcagtcgtatgcatgttcgtacgtggactcgacggtgatgacgccgttggggcctggcatcttgagcttgaggtaggtgtagttggggatcgccatgaacttggcgtagcacgggcgccccaaaatggcgtggtaagcccccttgaattcaactacctcgaaggtgaggacctccttacggtagttggatggaatgccaaagcagacgggtaagtcgatgcgcccgaggggtcgtgtgcgctttcctggtacgatgccgtggaagggcgcggaaccgcctcgaagctgtgactggtcgagctccaggagctccagagtgttgacgtagaggatattgaggccgctgcctccgtccatgagcactttggtgagccgggtgttgccaatgatcgggtcgacgacaagcgggtactgcccggggtttggaacatagtcggggtggtcatcccgatcgaaggtgattgcctcccgagaccagtcgaggtaccgaggggtggccaccttgaccgagaaaacctcccggcgttccctctttcgctggcgcgccgtgaggcatgccgagggtccgccaaagatcatgaaagcgttgcgtacctcggggaacccgtcgtctttGTCCTCATTCCGACCGCCggggcccttctgcttggcgtcgtcgtcgggcagcccgagcctggcgtagtaacgccggagcatggtgcactcctcgagggcatgctttaccggaccttgatggtaagggcagggcttcttcagcatgtcgtcgaatagcccggggccgcgggggcctcggggattcctgcgatccgttgtggcgacgtgaacggcctcgaggacctcctgcttccccgggcgacccttcttctttctcttagggacgcgggagggcgaggcctcgggggcctcgtccttctgcttccccttggcgtcgttgttggggaagatggcccccaccgcctcttcgcccgaggcgaagttggtggcgatgtcgaggagcgcggccgcAGAGCGCGGGATGTTGCGTCCtagctctcggaccaagtcccgacaagtggtgccggagaggaaagcctggacgatctccgagtcaccgacgctgggtagctcggtgcattgtttggagaagcgccggatgaagtctcggagagactcgtccggcttctggcggcagctcttaagatcccaggaattcccagggcgcacgtatgtgccctggaagttcccgacgaaaatcctaaccaagtcgcgccagtcgtggatttgcgagggagggagatgctcaagccaggctcgcgccgagtccgtcaagagcaaagggagattgcggatgatgagcagatcatcgtccgcgccacctagttggcaggccaggcggtaatcggcgagccagagttccgggttggtctcgccgctgtactttgcgaggttggctggctgtcggaaccgggcggggaaaggagcaacgcggatggccctgctgaagacccgaggtcctggcggctcaggggaaggactgcggtcctctccactgtcgtagcgaccgcctcggtgtgggtggtagcctcgggcggctccgtcgtcgtggcgccgtcgcctgccaactacttcgtggtcgccctgtgcctcgcgttggtTCCTAGGTTGGTCGTGCGCCGAGGGGGCCCTATCGACCGTTGGTGCGCGAGCggcctcgggacggaccgaggcatcctggccccggcgaggttgcgctgtgggttgctccgaagtgcctccgcgccggcgggaggcggaactctcggcctgctgcactgctgcggtctcgaggaggtcgcggagctctccgcggacccgtcgtccttcggtggtggagggctcgggcatcgctcggaccagcatcgcagcagctgcgacattctggctagcgcggttaaagattgggggtggctctcccccctcgttgtcgttgatgcggtgatggacgtcgcgggccctccctcgggctcctccgccctcaccgtgcccttgctgctcctgctcgagagtgtcccgaagctgttgcagaaggagtcggtcctgttcgaccttggcctgaagctcgcggagctgctctaggtctgggcgacgatgccccccgcgaacgggattctcgttccgtgctgccggggctacgagacgcggaggtgtggcatcacccgcccccgcccggggcggtgaatggttgcctgtcctctcttcctcttcgcccgccgtcggcatcccgagcccgacgtggaagcactcacgggacggatcgtaagtcccttcgtcgtcggagtcggaatagccgaggcagtagtcgcttgcggccaagaatcggcgcaaagccccagggttgtggagttcggagaaatccaccccgggccacgcctcgtcctcgtccgaggggtcggagtgggtgctcaggtcgagagcgaagcgctggcggcgttccgaggggtgctcgtgagcggcagcgtaagcgtaagcgtaagaggtggcggcatttctcaacccaaaagggtatgggaacggggccgtctccagattctgccccgccggggtcggctcttcagggagtggcggagcggggttagatgactgggcatcgccgtaagcccccggcgattttcccttgtccaggctcaggtcagacaggtccccagccagggaccccgtaccaacagctggtcgcagGATATCGGTGGGGAGTGGCATgccgccccgggctcgcgtagcgtcggggtggccttgctcgcgccgtgcctggcgagcgtggcgagagcggccgcccgggcgccgcctgcgcctgggctgccggggcgcgacttcgtcgtcggacggtggggttcgaggagtgaggagcaccatgtcgtactcatgtcccagagacatgaactctaggctcccgaaccaaactatggtgcccagacgcaatggtcgtatgtggtctgccatccggaacttgctaggatgacgaagctgacacgcagagccccctacctggcgcgccaactgtcggcgtttcggaaccgggggtccctcaaccaacgagtgaatttgtgctgcgtgcccctaatcccggatggtgatgcaaagagacacaaggtttatactggttcgggcaatcgaggccctacgtccagtctgagagatcgatcttgtattccttgcaccggagtgcttgtaatagggggttacaagctaggtgagagagggggatAGCCCCAGGTCtcagcgagggtggtgcgggctgctagaaacgttgttcccaagcagcgtagaggtgtgtagttctatcggtgtgttcgttctCCTTCTCTCTCCCTACAAATGGcaccggctacctccttttatagccacaaggaggaagccagaagtacatgagGAGGTTCCTATTTAgtgacgtattccgctccctggaGCAGcacggcgtcgtgggagttcccgtcgatgtctagtcggCATGGTCTTCAAGGCTGGCGACATGCCGCGCTcctgtacttttgttgacttggtgaggtGCCGAggtctggtggctgctgtagtaggctatGCCGAGACCTGCCGTGCTGAGGCCTAGGCCCAttgtgaggtctgggcggccattGTCGATAGTCGATTTAGGCGGCAcagtgcggaacgtgcgtctacaggatacggtaccATGTATTGttagtaagggatggtaaaaaggcgatttgaccgttgtcctgtcgctCCTGTTGCGgcgtactgccgatcgtggcttacgtagtgggggcagctgggcgcattaattggatgcgatagcctgccagagtgacttttgaggcggaggcgacgaggttgcggaacgagcccagcctcgggcgaggcggaacatggccagttcgcccgaggccctaccgggagcctcgggcgaggcggaactcggttagttcgtccgaggcctatcgggggtctcgagcggggcggagcggtcgattctctggtcccgaggtcacaggaacccggttctgactccccacgtcgtgttcgtcctcggtgcaggagtttaggcagcacagtagccggtaacccctgcacagtcccatcgtggatggcagggtgctgacgtgacggacgtctggtctgctacttcgctgtactgtgccgtcgtgtggtttgtcggagtggttgagcgccctgatgggacgtgcggaagtgacacGCTGGTCatactcggtcttgtgcgtcgtggggctccagtacggcttgatgcaggacatggcgggcgacgtgctggttgtCGTgaaatgacgtcgtagggagcagcaGCTCTgccgatgccgaggccgagccatcgtggggggctcggtggtcatggaccctcaggctgccgagctcgtgaagcaaactgtcgaggccttgggggagttattggccctgggtactgattccgaggccatagtagcccagatgtggctccccacgctgcattgtcctcggtgcaggagttggcagcatagtgaggtatGGGCGttacggtggttagtacagtggcgggtaacccctgcccagtcctgcctcctgtcccatcggccattctgctgtactgggccgggcgtgcggctgttgtcagggacagCAGCCGGCTGAGttgatgtgacacgacgttttgtcagagggacgggaggaggaagaggcagcggagtgctgccgagcccgcctcgcgcgagacggtggatcggtggcccggccgaggcctgcgacgagagagggggtcggccgaggcctttggtaggGGGTCGCCCGCGGTcagcggcgagggggcctcgggcgagtcggagaatcggccgaggccagcagcgtttagctggtctcgatttttacgaagtctaagcagtcgttttttggatcttgcttagggtaccccttctcacggtatccgacagcgACGGAcagcggcggatccaaagggggggctgggggggctccagccccccctaatttcttgatttcaagcctaatcactatagcaaaagcttgatttcaccattaaatcttcatgcaaatcaacatctccattgttttagcccctccTTATCCCACATCGTGCATCCGTCACTGGCGACGGACGAGCACGGCCGCCTCAAACCCTAGGAAAGGGCGGCGGGCGGCCGCCGGTAGCAGGCGGCGCCGGGTGGCGGTGTCTGTGAGCGGAGTCGCTCGTCCGTACAATTGTGGCTCGCGAAGGAGTGCGAACCAGAAACGAACCGCTGGCTTCACGATAGGATAAGGAGTCAGGGTAGTTCGATCATTTTCCCTGATTGAAACAATTCATTTGCACATAGTTAAATATTAAAAGACTTGTAAATTAGATGTCAAATATTGAGCGGATTACGAACTCGAGTTAAATATCGAAATTTCTCCCGCTTGGACTCACTGGACGGTGAGAGTACGAACCGATGAACTCACGAAGTGGCGTACGCCCGTTTTCCAAGGActccactgacatgtgggtctactATGTTAAGGTGTGGGCCCCACTGGTCATAGGCCGCGATGCATCGGTACACCGAACACGTCTCCCATCTTGACGAGACCCGCTTCCACCTCGCCGCCCGATCCGACGCGCTGGATCGCCGGCGACCGGGCGTTGTCGATCCGAAGTGCAGCAGTCGGCTCGTCCTGCCGATCCCCTGCGCTTGCGTCCCGTAATAACACGACCGGCGCATCTCGCCGGCTCAAGAGCATCCGTGGATCTGACCGGAAGAGGCCGCGGCTGCtactagcctgctgctgctgctccctcggCGATGTCGAGGGTTCGGGACAGGACGGAGGACTTCAAAGAGGCCGTCCGAGTCGCCGCGCTCTCCCATGGATACACGGAGGTGAGTTGCGGCCACAGCCTCTCCATCCACACCCCATCCTCAGCGTAGTGATGAAGCCTCACGAATTGTCCTCAATTCTTCACGCTCATTGACTCGTCGTGTTGGTTTGTGTATGCTATGAAGGCCCAACTGGCCGCGCTCATGTCGTCTTTCATCATCCGGAAGCCGTCACCCAAATCGGCGTTCACTAATGCCGCGATCAAGACGGTAGGAGCCTGTGGTGGATTGTGTTCCAGTTTTCATGTGGTGAGACAGGTTGCCAATGTAATTGTTTGATGGGTTTTGTTGATGTGTAGCTTGAGAGCATCAGGGAACTCGAGAGGTTCATAGTGAAGCATAGGAGGGATTATGTGGACCTGCATCGCACTACCGAGCAAGAGAGGGATAACATTGAGCATGAAGTAAGTTGCATATTGTGTCATTGTTTGTTTTGATTTGCTATCGCTTTTCCTGTGATGATGCATGCATGGAATCTTAAATGTGTGTATTACTCAACCTATGTGCTTAATGTTCATAAAAGAATTGTCTAGTGCTTTGTTTGCCCATTTGGCATTTCATTACAGTTCTCTAGCATTTTAATATGCTTGAAGCCTTCATTGTTTGAAAACTTCAATAGAACATTTTGTGCCTGAAGGCTGAAGCTCAATGGCACAAAATATATCTATTGCTGTACCATGCCATGTACCTTTTTGTAAAATATATACTTGGCTGTCAAGTTTTTTTTCACAACTACATAAATCTAATCTTGGATTACAATTGTCGAAGACTTTAGCCCTAAAAAATATGTTGAAGAGATTatatatatgcatgatcatgtatCCTCCTTCATTCAGTTAATGTAGGTTGTGCATCTCTCTGTTAATACTATTAAATACTATTAATCTATGTTTGGATATAGTGATGTGGTGTTCCTCTTGTATAGACTATTGAGTTGACAACCTATATTCATACTGGCATCCGCACATTGATTTATATAACCTGCTTTCTATTCTCAATTTAGTACTTATTTGTAACTACTCAATGCATATTAGATTGGCGTTTTTGTAAAAGCATGCAAGGAACAGATTGATATCCTGAAGAACAGGATCCATGAAGAAGAGAAGAATGGAAGTGGAAAGACATGGCTTGGCACTAGGGATGAGAGTTCCCGGTTGGACTTGATAGCTCATCAGCATGGTGTGGTATGGTTATTCTCCTTGCCATTGCTGTTATAAGTTAAAAAATCTGCTGGATTAGTTTGTTTTTTTAGGTAGTTAGCAGTAGAACTGACCTGAATGCATTCCATTTAGAGGATGAGGCAAAGTAATTCCTTAAGTGCCTGTTACGGTGCTACATGTATTATGATCCAAGATTTCCTTTTATTAGAGCCAATTGAACAGGTCATCCTGTCGAGGATTGATTGTTTTCAACATTTCCTTTCCAAATTTTTGAGTTGGGTGTATATTTCACTAGTTGGTAGTAGGATATCAGACTTCGATTGGTTGATTTCATTTGGTACGATAAATAATTATGCTGTGTGACTTTAGAGGACAGATTGCCCAGTCAAAACATGTGAACTTGAATAATATCTACTTTCATTTTCTTGTTCGCGGATGCATCAGGTAAGAGCATGTACAGGCGAACGCCTACCTCTATTTTTCTTTGTTGTTTTTTCTCTATATCCAAATCTTTGTAGCAGTCAATCATCAGTTCTGAAGTCTGAACTACCCTGTTTTGCAGTAGTTTTAGGGATTTTCTTGTGCCCAGCTCCAATAAGCTGTTTGTTTATGTTACCAGGTTTTAATTTTGAGTGAGCGTCTCCACTTAGTAACTGCACAATTTGATCGTCTTCGGTCCATGCGTTTTCAAGATGCTATTAACAGAGCAATGCCAAGGAAGAAGattcagaagagaccagaaatcaaACCTGCTGAACCATCCAGGTCCAATCTTGTTCTAAAATCTGATGTATCAAAGATTGTAGATCAGGAAGTATCCACAGCACCTATGAGAGTTCAAGAACAACTATTGGATGATGAAACCAAAGCCCTTCAGGTAATATGTGGATGGTATATAAACTATTATTTAGTGAAAAACTTGGTTATTTTACTTAAATTACCATGCATCATGTGTATCGTAAAACTCTTCTCAGGTGGAGTTGACAAGTCTTCTTGATGCTGTCCAAGAAACGGAGACAAAGATGATAGAAATGTCAGCACTTAATCATCTTATGTCAACACATGTTCTACAACAAGCTCAACAGATTCAGTATTTATACGACCAGGTATAGGATTCGTTTAATCATATTCTACTAGTTTATATGTTACTTGTGTTTTCCTATGTGAACATAAACCTATGGACCGTCAGAATCAACCTGAAAAGTATAATGGTCGCATGAAGCTTATGTCCATGAAAGAGCTTTGTAACAGAGTCTAGAATTAAATAATTGGCTCCATGGTCAGATCCCCCCCCTTAACTGAAAGAACGCATGGTTTGGATATGCACTACACGAAACCTGATTGTTATCTGTATGTCCTCATAGAACATCTTCTGCGCAGGCTGTTGAAGCTACAAATAATGTGGAGCGTGGGAACAAGGAGCTATCCCAGGCGATCCAGCGCAACAGCAGCAGTAGAACCtttctcctcctcttcttctttgttcTCACTTTCTCCGTTCTTTTTCTTGACTGGTACAACAACTGAAATAGTATACGAAGACATTGTATTTTGTTGATGGGAAATGATCAAATTATGAAGGCTGTCTGTCTATTTAATTTAAAGTCCTGGCCTTTTAGGTAGTCTGTTACTTCCCAAGCATACTGTTCAATGTGCTGTTCATCTGAATATGCCGGGATTTGTCATTTCATTTCTGGCGTGCAAGCTACAGAAGCGATGGGCGCTGTACTAGGGCCATGTACGGAGCTTTCAAGCACTTGTAGAGAGGACAAACAAGGTTCGACGTCTCTCTGCAGAACCTGGCCATCAATTCCTTTACTGATCAGGTCATTAGCAGTCTCAAGTTCTCGACAGTGTCGTCGTCCAGAGTACCTTAAGCTGTTAAGCATTCAAGTCGATATTTCCTTGGCTCTTCCCTGTTAGCTTTGACGCAATCTTATATTGGCTCGGATCAGCGTCAGATGCATGGATCACATACAGAAGCAATCTATATTGGCTCCGATCAGCGTCAGATGCAGGCATCACATACAGAAGGAAAATGCACTTATGCACCTGCCGTCCTGGCTACAAAATTGTAGCGTCAATTTTGGAACAGGAACAGGGATTAAAGAGGACACAGGGCAGACATTGGTAGGCAAAACATCATTTTCAATTTATATACAAATCAAAAGGCCGTTTGGCAGTGACACCAACCAATGCACAACAGATGATGGTCAAcctgatgcaaaagtggatctgcaaacacaaagggctaatacccgaatcgatatccaaagcgtgccagtcgattcgacctgttaatcgacaaggatgaagatacgagcactttggtcctgacaacagcgatacgcccggaagtcacggccaagaggtactcacgcggaactcgagaatcgccgaaggtcgcattgaagcgatgcaactcgccgaatcaatgagaactcgtaaaaaggaaaaatatgcaaattgacgaagtcgccgaaaagtaagtagatgcaaataagagtaaaaattggttttgatattgattgatatatattacattgcccctcaatctatatttataccctgatctaaagagacataaccaaatacgactaggacaccaagtc from Miscanthus floridulus cultivar M001 chromosome 11, ASM1932011v1, whole genome shotgun sequence includes these protein-coding regions:
- the LOC136490993 gene encoding syntaxin-81-like, whose amino-acid sequence is MSRVRDRTEDFKEAVRVAALSHGYTEAQLAALMSSFIIRKPSPKSAFTNAAIKTLESIRELERFIVKHRRDYVDLHRTTEQERDNIEHEIGVFVKACKEQIDILKNRIHEEEKNGSGKTWLGTRDESSRLDLIAHQHGVVLILSERLHLVTAQFDRLRSMRFQDAINRAMPRKKIQKRPEIKPAEPSRSNLVLKSDVSKIVDQEVSTAPMRVQEQLLDDETKALQVELTSLLDAVQETETKMIEMSALNHLMSTHVLQQAQQIQYLYDQAVEATNNVERGNKELSQAIQRNSSSRTFLLLFFFVLTFSVLFLDWYNN